CCGATCATTACTGAAAAATCCATCCAGGTTATCTGCTTGCTGGCTCTCAAGAAGGTAGAGGACTGAGAAACTGCTAATCCTTGTTTTATCGATATAATGAAGCCCCAATTTATTGACAATCGTCGATGATGAATTCTCGACCTGCTCCTCATACGTATCACTCAAGATCAGGAGAGGTGCACGCGAATTAGAGGGCAAGGAAACCAAAAGGTTGTTTAAGGAAGTTTTCTGAAGCTCCCATGATAATCCATGTGATGCAAGAAATACGATGGCACCAGAACCAGCAACTGCATCATCGGTTTTATCACCTCCTAAATCTCGAATAACAGATAAACAACAGAGGTCTTCACTCAAATTACTAACAGTCCATTTCTTCCATATAGATAAGTCTGGAGTGGAGACTGCTAGctcatcatcattttcatttCCAATACCCATCAGCTTAGACCGCAACCACGAAGCTGCTGAATTAGTTTGTGCACTCCTAGTCTGACAACACAGAATAAGTTTCCAGCAAAGGCATTTCGCATCTGGGTTTCTTTCACCAAGTATGGTGGCTACAACTTCAGAAACATTAAGCCTTGACCATGAGACTGCATGCCTTTCTCTTCTCTCCCTCAGGAGACGATCAATGTTAAGCTCACCAGCATGGCGTAGTTTCTTCACAAAACAACAAATAGAGTTAGAATCTCAAAGAAGTCAAAGATTGGGATTCCGCACATAGAAGACTTTCATACACTTGAGCTATATAACAGAATTGATTACTAAGAACTGAGCTGACACTCACTGGTTTGTTTTGTCGGATTGGTGGACCAAATGACAAAGAATTTAATGCTGCAATTGCTTCCAACTGCCTTTGTTCGCGTGCCTGCTTTTGTTTCGCAGAACGCCTTTTCCACATCCTAGCAGAAAAAAGACAGCATATTAACAAATCAAGTTACAGAAGCAACAGCTCCCACCAATCAATTAGCCACTAACCTTAGGACAAGCTTAAGCTTTGCTGTGGCAGCCTCATTTTCTTGCTGAACCAGCTTAGctgcttcttcatcatcttcttcttctgctgctgcttcctcttctTGATCAGTGACTATCggctcttcattttcttctttttgggGAATAACCGTAACTTCTATATTTTGTTCGGGAATGGTTACTACAGCCAGAGGCGCTGACTCAACATACGACACTTGGGTTCTCTCCATGGATATGGCTCTTCTCATAGTTTTCAGGGGTGTTACCTTTGGAAAAGAGCTAGGATTCATTTCCACAGAAACTTGAGGGGTCTCTGCTTGAGTGACTCTAGCCACTGCTGGTGGGGACAATGCAAAAAGACTTGAAGGGTGAATGCTTGGCGAGAAAGTAACTTCGGGCCATTGCTGATTACTGGTGATTGGATTTATTGACGTTGGCATTTCAAACACAATCTGTGCTTGTGATGCACGTTTAGGAGGGGAGTAAACAGGCTGTGCTTGTGATACACGTTTAGCAGAGTAAGATTTGAGGTCGGGCATCTGTTGGTCATGCAAACCTTTTGTTTTCGCTAACTGCAACTGTTTAGTTGATATTCCAACTTGTTTGACTTCTTTGAATGGCAATTTGGCCTGATCAAAAGAAACATCCTCAAAAATTGTTCTCGACTTCTTGAGCAGAACAAGCTGCGAGCGCTTAGTTGGAAAATCCTCATCACTACTAAGGAATGCACCTTCCTTCACCATATACGGTTCTTCAAATTCTTTTATCACGAAACCGTGGTACTCCAGAAGCCTTTCAACATCTTCTCCCTGGGTTAATTAAAACACAGTAAAAAGAGTTAACAGGGTTAGAACTACTTCATGAGTTGGAAATGAAACAAGTAACCCACTAATGAATCAATAACTACCTCCATTCCGAGCCATTTTGTAACTTGAGCTATAGGAATTCCCTGGCTATTTTGCAGACCACTGTGTAAGGAAGCAAGTGCTTGTGTTCGCAACTGGTCAAACAAAATCCATTTATCACTTTGATAACATACACATCTTAAAGAATCTTGAAGTTAACAAATGCAATATAACAGACTTCACCAAATAAGAAGTACCAACAATATATTTACATAATGCATTTATGGATGCAAATATAAGCAGataatcttcttttttctttttttgatataTGGCATAGGCCCGGACCTGCCCCCTGACAGATCTGAAGCCACTGAGCCTACTCGCCTGAGCAGACCCAGCCCAACCCCATAAGTTTCATGAAATCTCCAAACTCTTGAGCGGAGACCCAATCCGCTGACCTCAAGTATGAGAGTCGGGCTCCTGGCCAAAGGAAAATGAGTATGACGAGATGGTCTCCAATTCCCTAGCTAATTGTTACCAAAAGATAGAAGAGCGCATATTTTCTATTGTTTTTTTGAGAGATGAGGTAGCCTCTAGATTTCACTTTCTAACAAGTTCTGTTCCAATGCATCGGTAAGAAAAAAAGTGATACCTTGGCAAAATGGGCATGCATCAGACACGCCTGAAGATAGGTTGCCTTTTGAGCCAGCCGAAAGAAGGCAATAAAATTACCAGTTCTGCAAGCCCTGAAATAAGAATGCATTTTGACTATCAGTTTTCGCTTGACTTTAACAAAAAGAACCTTTAATAGGAAAAGCAATAACGACTACCTCGCTACATCACGAGCAAATAGGATCTCTGGGGTTTGTCTAATCTCTGGAGTCATCTTAGCAAGATCAAGTGAGAGCTCTGCCGGTTCAACCTATAACACATTAACTGTATTTAGATACCTCTCTATATATGAACTGAGCTCACAAGTACAAGAAAGGTCTAATCGCTCACTTTATAGCCAGGATGTTTGTCCAGTTTGAGAAGTGCATAATAACCCCTGAATTCTCTCTCTGACGGTATGTTGGCTCCTTTCTTCCTATGGTCATCATACATTTGAAATAACTCCACTGACGTCTTGTTCATTTGTTCAATGTTGAGATGTGCATCAAAGCCCTCTGAGAAGCCCTCTCCTTTCGTGTATTCACACAATTCATGCATGGCTATTATGTGAAGCCTTATCTAGCATCAAGGAGACGCAGAAGCATATAGATTAAGAAGCATAGAAATACCCATCAGATATTAGCCAACATATGATACAATGAGCATAAAAAGTGACAATTTTTGTTCAATACTCCGTAGTTCGTATGTTTTCAATCATACGCGAAGAAAATCTGGGGTGTATGAAACCTTAAGAGTGACGAGATAAATTATTTAGGTTGTTACCCCTTCCTATCCAGTATACTGAGTGCTaattcaaaatttaaaaataataacatttgATGAGGGAAGTACCATTTGCTCCAGCATGGTTATAGCATCATGATTGAATATGTGCTGCATCCTAAGGTCCATTCTGACTGCTCTCATCCTATCCCACAGAAAGTTGTACAAAGGCAGAAAATTTTCACTGTAAGGTCCATCTAGCAAATCCAGAAGATAGGACACAGTCTTCTGCAAGACCGGCAAGGGCCTTATCAAGTCCACTTCCCTCTCAGCTGTCCTATTGTACTGTATGAGTTAGAAAAGAAAATATCATCACATGCCATTTCCAAGAAACATAATGCTGAGAGAAAAATCAAAGCGCACTTTCTACCTTTTTTACAGCAAGTGATTCGGTGGTCTGATTTCGATCTCCTTCTAAGCGTTCAAACTTGTCAAGATCTCCTTTCCTCTCACGTTCCTTTCTTTCTGACTCTGAAACATAGTTAATACAAAACTTATCTTGTTGAATCAAATCCATCAGATGTTGTCCTTCTACAAACAGGTGCATATACCCAATTATAGGTCTTGATTTGAAAGGAAAAAACGTGGGCTCATTCCATCAGTGTTGTCTATAGCCATCAATTACGAGCGGAACAATTCCATATGAATACTCTAGGACAGGATCCCTTGAATGGTCAACTGTCCATACTTATGATAGTTCTACCTTATATTGTATGGTTTGAACACCACTAAGAACTTGGAGGTACTTTAGTTACATCGAGTCCAACATAGCTGGTCGTTAGAGCTTTACTTTTGCTCATTAGCGCTCCAATCATTTCCACATACTCAAAGATACAAATGAAGAATGTGCCCAAGTTTGTTTCAACATCGATTAAAAAGCTGTATATACCTGGGCACATGTCCGGACATACACCAACTAGAGCGCCAGAAGACTCCAAGCCTTCAGAATCCAATATAATATCCCCTGATGCATCCATGGGTTGTTCAGcaactacttttcttctctctgCCATAGCTTGATCCTGCTTATTCCTTAAAACATCAGGACTGCTCTCTGCTGGTTCAGTGAGTTCAACCTTGAAACGGGCCAATCTCTTTGCCTTCGCTTGCGTTTCCCTGGTTTGGTTCATTCACATACAGCAGAACACATAAACCACCGGAATCCAATATGTTGAGAGTACGAACAAATGAAACATATGAATAACAAGAAGTTACCTTTCAGTATCATCTTGGCTGTCATTGTTAGTTCCATGAAGAAATTCATCAGTAACATGAGTAGGTGACCTGTTTCTTTTGGAAACGTGAGAGCTTCTAGGTCTTGCTCCAGCAGACTCGGCAAGGTCAGGTATGAACTTGGAGGAGTTTTGTTGGGATTGTTTATTTGAAACATAATCCCACTTATTACCCAAATCCGGAGAAGATACAAACCTAAAGGAGAAGTCAACCAGATGATTTCCAAGAACAtataaagaaagaaaacaataaataaagacTAACAAGATGACTTTACCTTTCAGATTCATTGTGAGGTGAACGAGAATCTCTAGAATAAGAGTTACTGGCAGATTGTAAAGGAGGTGACCTGTTGCCTCTTGGATCTCGAAAGCTGGCAGCCATGGTGTTTGACCTGAATCACCACCATTGGAATTAGAATAAAATGAAACAAGGAAAGGCcatttttttatggtttttgttttcagtcAGTTCAATTAGATGACTTTACCTTTCAGATTCATTGTGAGACGCACGAGAATCTCTAGAATGAACGTTACTGGAAGATTGTAAAGGAGGTGACCTGTTGCCTCTTGGATCTCGAATGCTCGCACCAATGGTATTTGACCTGAATCAACACCATtgggattaaaaaaaaaatgcaacaAGGAAAGGGTGAAAACATTTTCACAATTAAATCAATCATCATAGCATATGAAATGCCATACTAATGATGATATATTTATACGCTACAGAATTGTCAAAAAGAAAATTAGAGGCCGAGTTAACACAGCACACATAAGGTTCATAACATAAGGATAAGAATCCCCTTAAGAATGAATGTAGATTTCTATGCCTATAGACTTGATAAATAACTTCAATATATTAAACAACTCCAACAATCCTGAGAAACACCAACAACCTTCTCTCAATGGTAGTATATGCAAGCataaaaacaacaagaatgacAATCACACCAAATAAATTAGTACGGCTTTGCATATAAATGAAATCACATAAACAATAAGTTTGGTCTAGAAACCTACATCTGAACCTCTTCAGGTTgatcaagatcttcatatgaaacAACGCCTCTGCCTCCAAAAGTTGGTGACGACATTCTTTGTTGATCTATTGAACTCCCATTATGGGGAGGAGAATGTCGCAATTCTGTTGGGGTTCCTAACCTATGAAATCAATGAAATAGGAATGAGAAAAGTAAGTTGATAAAATATACAAAATGTAAACCTTTGGCAGAAAAACATAGACTAGATATGATGAGTACATAAACAAGTCAGCTTAAAGGAGGTTCGTAGACAATCCCAAAGGTAGGGGAACGTGTATAACATACAAGAAGGTTTTCCTTCAAACAAAAGCAGCAGATAAGTAACAGCGTTAGAAATCTGAAAAACTGAACAGTTACCTTCCAGTAAAACCCACAGTGGATTCTTGGGTGGACATTTCAGAACGAAAAGGAGGTGATCTGTTTCTTTTCGAGACTTGAGAGTTGACAGGTCTTGCAGTAATATTGGTTGCAGCATTACGCGAACCAAGATTAGGTTCAACAGGGGAAGACCTTTGACGAGATTGGAAACTAGAACCATCAATTGGCACTTTTGAATGACTAACCCAACCAGGAGGAGATAATGTGGGCATCGGCGTGGACCTGAGGAAGACAATCACCATAAGGAGTCAACTTAATTATCGAATACAatataaattttctttttcatgaaAAAACAAACAGTGATGGACTAATGTGGTTACTGGATACAACTAAGTGCTATTTACAAGTTATCCCCAAGACTCTCATTCCATCTTGTAAACTCAAACAAGCAGCCTTTCCTTTCTTTTTCATTTAAGTACTTATTGCGTGAAGGTAAATACACAACTATCCAGCAGTAAGTAAAGCTTACCTCTCATTAAAACTTACACCGAAGTCTTCTTGACGCCCTTCATTAGGGAAAGGAGGTGATCTGTTTCTTTTTGGAGCTTGAGGGTTGACAGGTCCGGCAGAAATTCTAGGTGCAACATTACGCGAACCAGGATATAGTTCACTTGTGGataacctttgatgagtttgaaaAGAAGAGCCATCATTTGATTGATTAACCCAACCAGGAGGAAATACTGCGGATGTGGGCCTGAGAAAGACAATCACCAACGTATGGATTCAATTTCAACTG
This DNA window, taken from Papaver somniferum cultivar HN1 chromosome 3, ASM357369v1, whole genome shotgun sequence, encodes the following:
- the LOC113357314 gene encoding SAC3 family protein B-like, which codes for MAFGGFSKNSGPSVPIGNQAPFPTIPSNLQTESQSHQRSPSLTGGGRLGTPGTSFSTDFNNNRVSEVPQRFQSPPQRFQSSPLDGGGNNSNGRGVFSSSGEALRPTSAVFPPGWVNQSNDGSSFQTHQRLSTSELYPGSRNVAPRISAGPVNPQAPKRNRSPPFPNEGRQEDFGVSFNERSTPMPTLSPPGWVSHSKVPIDGSSFQSRQRSSPVEPNLGSRNAATNITARPVNSQVSKRNRSPPFRSEMSTQESTVGFTGRLGTPTELRHSPPHNGSSIDQQRMSSPTFGGRGVVSYEDLDQPEEVQMSNTIGASIRDPRGNRSPPLQSSSNVHSRDSRASHNESERSNTMAASFRDPRGNRSPPLQSASNSYSRDSRSPHNESERFVSSPDLGNKWDYVSNKQSQQNSSKFIPDLAESAGARPRSSHVSKRNRSPTHVTDEFLHGTNNDSQDDTERETQAKAKRLARFKVELTEPAESSPDVLRNKQDQAMAERRKVVAEQPMDASGDIILDSEGLESSGALVGVCPDMCPESERKERERKGDLDKFERLEGDRNQTTESLAVKKYNRTAEREVDLIRPLPVLQKTVSYLLDLLDGPYSENFLPLYNFLWDRMRAVRMDLRMQHIFNHDAITMLEQMIRLHIIAMHELCEYTKGEGFSEGFDAHLNIEQMNKTSVELFQMYDDHRKKGANIPSEREFRGYYALLKLDKHPGYKVEPAELSLDLAKMTPEIRQTPEILFARDVARACRTGNFIAFFRLAQKATYLQACLMHAHFAKLRTQALASLHSGLQNSQGIPIAQVTKWLGMEGEDVERLLEYHGFVIKEFEEPYMVKEGAFLSSDEDFPTKRSQLVLLKKSRTIFEDVSFDQAKLPFKEVKQVGISTKQLQLAKTKGLHDQQMPDLKSYSAKRVSQAQPVYSPPKRASQAQIVFEMPTSINPITSNQQWPEVTFSPSIHPSSLFALSPPAVARVTQAETPQVSVEMNPSSFPKVTPLKTMRRAISMERTQVSYVESAPLAVVTIPEQNIEVTVIPQKEENEEPIVTDQEEEAAAEEEDDEEAAKLVQQENEAATAKLKLVLRMWKRRSAKQKQAREQRQLEAIAALNSLSFGPPIRQNKPKLRHAGELNIDRLLRERRERHAVSWSRLNVSEVVATILGERNPDAKCLCWKLILCCQTRSAQTNSAASWLRSKLMGIGNENDDELAVSTPDLSIWKKWTVSNLSEDLCCLSVIRDLGGDKTDDAVAGSGAIVFLASHGLSWELQKTSLNNLLVSLPSNSRAPLLILSDTYEEQVENSSSTIVNKLGLHYIDKTRISSFSVLYLLESQQADNLDGFFSNDRLVEGLQWLADQAPLQPVLRCLKTHELVMGHVNRSLELLERKDVSLVGPDECISVFNSVLDRATKEVSCAADMNYACWPCTEIGLLEEYSDEHRAVQLYLPSAGWSTSASIEPIISTIQSCELPVFGDDLSWLNHGSDVGEDIQNQKSELEKCLIMYLVHSSKMMDWQLATMEASIMLQKSAHLELHCSSFRIVPRWADIFRRIFNWRLMNLRSGASSVAYVLANQSVSCSEPCQETSPLKWRSRQTDMYIDSPISQRDDNSTLGESGSTYALTRPSLDEMVEIGCTPLQRRSNQSTTKAIEPIPMNFDQDDNDTLEAATNYGSKESEYTESEFTVRQNTYLSHGNDMVVDVKEIPEVNKLDKLLERCNMLQNMIDKKLSIYF